The following is a genomic window from Rhododendron vialii isolate Sample 1 chromosome 9a, ASM3025357v1.
TCGGGTACTGCAACGAAGGAGAAGAAATGATCCTTGTTTACGAATACATAGCCAACGGAACCCTTGCTCATCATCTGTACAAAAGTGGTGGAAGAGGAGCCGATGGAAATTATGGATATAGTCTTACGTGGGAGCAAAGGCTAAATATTTGCATCGGTGCTGCACGCGGGTTAGACTACCTTCATACAGGTACCGAGCAAAGTTTCATACACCGAGATGTGAAAACCACAAATGTTTTGTTAGACGAGAGATGGGTAGCAAAGATTTCGGATTTTGGGTTGTCAAAGGACACTGCAAGCCAATCACAAACTCATGTCAGCACAGCCGTGAAAGGAACGTTTGGATATTTGGATCCGGATTACTTCTTGACTCAAAGGCTAACCAAAAAGTCCGATGTGTATGCCTTTGGAGTGGTGATGTTAGAAGTTCTGTGCGGGAGGCCGGCCGTGGATACAAGACTCGAGGAAGAGCAAATCAGTCTAGTCTTTTGGGTTAAGCAATGCATCCAAGAGGGTAGTCTTCATCATATCATTGATCCCTCTTTGAGGGGCCAAATATCGCCTGATTCTCTGAAGTACTTTGTGGAAGTAGCAAGCAACTGTTTACGTGATCGCCCCCCGCAACGGCCAACAATGGCTGAAGTGGCGACAAGCCTCGAGTATGCATTGGCTTTGCAGCGAAGGGGAATTGTAACAGAAATTAATGATCATCGTCTTGGCCCAACCAAAAAGAAACGCCATGGTTTCTCtgtaaaaaatttgatcgagagcATTCAGAACGCATTGCCAAACACTATTGAGTTCCGCGTTGGGTTACCTCAGGCCAATGCTAGTTCTTGCAATGCTGCAATGTCTGGTAATGGTGAGTTCCCAGCCAGAGGGAATCATGCACCAGACCATAGAAATActtagttccaaaaaaaaaaaaaatattgctgACGTTGAATGGTTTgcctaaaatatttttgtatcgTGGGGTTACGTACATTGAAAGTTGTAAGACAGTGTGGcgatcaattttttctttttgtgttcttACCAATTCATTTCAACTGCACAGTGTAGACATATCCTACCGTTATCTTGTCTGTGAGAGTATTTCACTATTGTTTCAGGCAAAAAAAATGCCATATGGTAATTGTGGCATAGTACCATATCATTTCAGGCAAAAAAAATAGCTTTCAAAAACTTactttatgagagagagagagagagagagagagagagagagaggaatcgaAATCACAAATTGTAGGTTTCTCTCTATCCAAATTGTGGATAACAACTATCTTGAGAACGGCTTTTGCAGGAAATAGGTTGAAACTTTCAAGGCTTTTGGTTATAGATTCAACGTGATTGTCATAAACTCATCGATGTATCCAACGAATCCAGTCAGTTGTTAGTTCCAATTTCTTTAAGAATCTCACGTCAACCTTTTTAACTGATGCTGGCAGTATCCAAATCTATCACCCCCAAGAATGAGGACGGCGCAAATGTCTACCAGCAAGAATACCTAAATATGAGTTGCACATAACAGGAAGAAACATTGTAAGCAAACAGAAATAGATGAAAGTGCCTTTTTCAACGCCCAAAAACTGAAAATTCCCGGTATAACTGTTACATCAAGCGGTACACATCTTAACAGAACTTAAAGCTTCGTGTTCTTCGAGTAAGGGATGAGTTAAAATTCTCTTACCAGAGACGGCATGATCACAATTTCTGTCACTAAGACGTCAAAATGTGACCCTTTATTCCGAAATATCAAACTCACTGCTCAAATCCAAATATCCGAGGTACAGTCACCACCCGGATATCTCATCTCATGGGCAAGGGAAGGGCCCTCAGGCTCAGATCCAAAATCAACAAAGAAATCAGGGTTTATTGCGAGACCACCTTTCTCAGTGTCCACATCAATCTGCAGCATGTGAGAGCCTTTCTCCACGAGATCAGGATAGAACTGACGGTCCCACGTGCTGAAGAGTGAGTTGGTGACATAAAGCCGCTTCCCATCTAAGCTTAACTGGATCATCTGCGGCCCTCCTCTCAACCGATTTCCctggggaaaaaataaaagacaaataagCTTATTTGATCAATGTTTCTACACTGAAAAATGAGGGGTATCTGAGATACGTGCCATCTATTGAACACAATATGTCGTGATTTTACTTGCCATTACATGACGAATCGTGAAATAGACTCACAGAACATAAAACAAATCGGCCAGTTAACATGGCCATACAACAATTTAGTATTTACCCCATCAAATGAACCAATTAATCACAACTACAGATCTCGGGCACAGTACTTTCCAATGAAAATGTTCAAGGGCCATTGGTTTGAGCAGTGAGACTATAAACATGCAATGTCCACATGAAACACGAATTTGAGTCCTCACATCTCCActtaaattgaaaagttgagGCACATCATCAGACCTCAAATTTGCAATAATAACTGCAACATAGGACGAGTCCTTTACTGCTTCAGAGTTTGCAATAAATTCTCGATAACCTATCTGATTCAGACCCATCGATCATGAAATGCGTATTAGAGATAGATGAAATGGGAGATCCATGAAATTGGGAGGATTGCATCAATGAATGATAAAACAGATGTTacgtgcaaaaaaaataaaaaatttctgaTTCTTCCTTTTCCAATGTTGAAAACAGCATCATGATAAACCTCTTGATTCAGTTATTTTAAGTGTTCAGTTATTCTAAGGTGGATATTTGTATTGTACATACCTTGACCTCTGGGACATCAAACTGGTATGTTGTACCATTGTCCGCCTCAGCCAATACAGAGCTTCCTTTCTGAATCAGGCCCCCAACCCATAATTGTCCTGCAAGTACAGGATTCTGAGGGTCCTCGATGTTATACTGTCTTACATCTCCATGGAGCCAATTCGCCAAGTAGAGATAGCGATCAtcaagagaaatcagaaaatcaGTTATAAGTCCAGGCATTTCCGGTAGGATCCAGTTTTGCACCTTCAACGGTTTCTCTGAAATTGCCACCTGTAATGTAGTATATGACAGTGTTATCTTTTTTGAAGACCGTGTGAAAAGGGAATCACTGATAATTACTCACCTCATGGCTCCATGATCCATCCGGGGTCTTGAAAAATCGAACCATGTTGCTTGTTAAGGCACACCCAACAAACCCAGTATCTTTAGATGGGTCATGCAAGAACCGTATCTGTAAACAAGTTCAGTTGAGATAGACGTACACCTATCTACAAAACACTAGAGTATTTCACGAGCAAGTCTTTATTCTGAAGATTTCTGAAATTGTAGCGGTTAATTAAATCTCCTGTATCAAAAACTAAAGCATGTGAGAAGTTGAGAAAAACTGAAGCAGTTTTCTCGGAAAAACTCATCATAGCTTTCCAGTTACACGCCCAATTGGGGTGTTCACTCGTTAATATTGTATTGACATATAGAATGAAATACAGTTGCCGAGCCAAAGGTCAATAAGGAGGGGCAAGTTAGCTTGATGAATGCTTAAGCCATAAGATGGAGAACCAATTATTACACATTATGGAGCCAGAGGATAGCAATTCGTCAATATACATATGCTGAATGATCGTCAATAGTCGCGAAGCCACAAGTGGCACAACGCTGGTAAACATTGGTTGAAAAGGAAAGAGTACAGGAAAAATCTGGTATGAAAGAGCAATTCCTAGAGATTTTATGGCAAAACTAGGGGCAATAAAAAGAGGGATTATAGGAAATTGAAGGGGAAATATAAATTATGGAGGGGAAATTAGAAGAAAGGCTTCATAAATGGAGATAGAAAAGCAATTTTAAACCCAGAAGAAGGAATTAAGGACTGGGCCTTTAATTCGATCCCCCGCTGATGCCTGATGGAATCAATGCAACAAAATGTCTCGAGTGCATTAGAAGAatgtaaaagaaaaatactgTGAAATAAGtcctgttaaagcatccaaatcaaaactaattggcaatgtaTAGAGATGCAGCCcgggctcatatactagttttggaggttataattaaccaatgtaggACAAGCTCTTAACAAGTCCCATTTTGAAGCcataaaacaaagaaacatCAGGTGATATTTTTCCCCACACGCACCTCTAAGGGTAGTAGTCCTGTATTCCCAAGATCTAAAGTCTGTTTCAATTCACCATCAGGCCAGCTATAAACATGCAAATGGCGCCCATAAAGGCCATCTGAGACATGCTGAAGGTTGAAACCAGAGGTGAAAGCTTTAGGGGCTCCCCACGCTGTGCTGATCATGGTCTTGTGCCGCGGTTGGTACCAGAAATCATAGCCGAAGAGTGGACTGTGCCCTGGTTTCTCCCACCTAAATAGTTTAACATGAGCTTCAAGATTATGTAGAATACAGTTTGCAGATTAGATTCAATAGGTTGATCcccaaaaataacaataattatATAACCACAAACACTTTACACACACACTGACATCTTttggtggggcccacacactggaggtgtagtgtgtgtgggccccaatGTGAGTGGGTTTGTGTAAGTGTTcgtggttgtagaatgattgcAAAAATAAATTCTGAGACACGACTTTTGGCTATCGATAAGATTTTAAACTCATAAAAAGTAATTGTTCTCATCTCATTGGGCACTCGAAAAGAATATGATAATATTTGCACGTCATTACTCGCATTTTGAGCTCCAACATGAATTAATTGACCAAAAAAGTCGAGATTGGAGAATTAATCTGCAAATTGATGTGACACTACAACATGATCTGAAAACACATATCACATCCATCAGaaccatatctctctctctctttttataagtaaaagattatattaccaaaaagcattaagggaatgccacccgtATATAGTAAAaggccacaagacaaaaaggccctatacacttgCACTCCTATGCGACtgaaaaagctcaaaccaatctaagaATTGGTCAAGAGATAGAAAACAATCAttcttgtcccaactatacaagctatttaacaaaaaacttttgattctaAATAAAGGCTTTTCAACCCCTTCAAAGCATCTTGAATTCCTTTCACGCCAAATCACCCACATGGTTCTGATGGATATGAAATAGAAAGACTTAATGTACATTGAACTTCCCTTCGAGAATGTATTgctatagattttttttttttttttttgacaagtattGCTATGGAAATTCCAATCAATCCAAATTGAGAGCCCTATATTTGAGATACTTCCATTATAGTGAAAGATGACACTATAGCTAACAATCAACAATCAAATACGAGCATGCATATTGATCAACTATCACCAAATCTCTTAACCATATGATATCCCTGATCCTTGACTACTACGAAGAACATTTATGTTTTCCATATTTTGTTAGAAGCAACTATGCAGTGAAAGAAGGCATGAAATTGGCAGAACTCTCTATAAATTTTCTACCGATATGATTTGCAGGAGTACACCAATGAGATAATGGCATTACCTTCCTTTTACGTTAAAGTCTgagtcaagaagaagaaatccaTTTCCCTCAGCTTTTCCATCTTTATCTCCGAGGCATGAGACCATCATATCACCCGAAGCAAGACAATGTGCTGTGTGTGGATATGCTAATCCAGTCTTCTGTAAAATATCTGACGGCTCAACAACTTTATGCAAACTGGGGGcccttggattttgttttgtatCAATTGCATATATACGCCCTGATCTAAAGTAGTTAAAAAAGGTAACGACAATCAGGGTGCATGAGTTTCTTTGTCCTCATAAACTGAACTACTGGAGTACACAATCAAAATCTGAGGTATTTTAGCAAATGGATGAactatctatcaaagtttaccaACGATCTAATGACAAACTATCAAACTGAGGGCATTTAAAGGATCTGATCAAAGTAGATCATATGCCACATTGGGCTTTTACCTATATCAGACCAAAAACCCTCCCTTCAAATGAAGGGTAACCATGTAATTgccacaaaataaaaataaaaaacaaatcgACAGCACGTTAATAAAAAAGATCTTTACACAAGCATGGTGTCATTCCAAGTAGACATTATTGGGGACAATCGGTGGAAATTAATGACAAAAGCGCTTcaatagaaataaataaatggaaTGCTACGGTGGGGAAAGAGAGTAGAATAGTTGATTATATGCCCCTTTTGTGTAGTTATGTAATTGGACTATATGATGATTTGTTTGTCGGCACAAAACGGACATATCAGTGTTTTTGATGAGTCACCATGAAGGGTGGTGCGGCGTCAAATGCATTTGGCGGAAACCCAAAATACAAAATCCTTATTTAACATTAAGTTTTAGATGTCAACCCATATATTGTTGGCAGTATCACAATAACTGAGGTCAAATAAACATCATCAGAGTCTAGGCAACATGATATTGACTCACATTAGACAGGGCAAGACAAGGTAACGCCGAGCTGCTGATGGATCTCCATAGCAAGAGCTACATGCATTCCACCCAGAGTGATGTAACTCATCACCAAGATAAGGCACCGGCAGCCGGTGGATGACTTTTGAAAAAGTTGGAGAGTTTGGATCTACATCCACAGTGGCAAGGTAGTCAGGCTTCTCCCGCCCTGTTCCTGTACAATAAATCATCATGAGAATATAGAATAAGACAAACATGGAAGAAATCTTCCAGCAACAGTGGTGGacaaataaaagaaagcatGCCGAAGTCAGTTGATCATAAATAAAGCAGCGCGATTATGCATGAATAACCGTACGTTCCTCTCTATATGTCAAATTTTAGGAGGCCATCAAAATGCTTGGTTCAAGTTAACATACATATGCTGAAGGTTTGATCCTTAGTCATGAGAATCTAAGTCCTTCATTTCCTTACCTTTATTGAAGTAAAACAAATCTAACATGAAGATGAATCAACATGAGCAAGATCACTTCAGATTTCATTGGAGAGATAACTACTATCGGGATTCTGATGTGGACCCTGAGTCCAAGGAACAACCCAGCAAAACTCGGTAAACccgaaaggaagggaaaaaacaTTAGAGAACAGAATACTACTTCTGAGTTCTTTGTCTTCTGACCCCAATTAAGAACCTTACTGACTTTTGTACACAATGTAACTTATCGGGAATAAGCTCTTTCcctcttattttcctttttatgttGGCATTTCACATGCAATCCTAGCAATCAAAAAGGGCTTTGCAAGACCAAGTAATCTTGATGGCTTGGTTGGGGCTAACAATTATGGGAATTAGTTGGAAAGTGATCAAACCATAATTTGACCATCCCGTTCTGAAGTGTGCTGTCCTTGCAGCAACCCAATAACACAATGATGAATGAGGACTTGAAAGGAAAATCTTCCAATAAAACGGGAACCGAATCAATCTACAACCCATGATATCAAAGGATCTTTGAGCAAGAATTACAACTCCAAGAAGTTCCTCCAAACATTGATTCAAGTTAGTGTTTTGCTTCCGGTGGATTTCTGAAGTATCTCGGAAGGCCTGAGGATTCAAGGCGTTCGGCAATCAAACACTTAGTGCGGTGTCGAATCCTTGACAAATCGGTCTTTGGTGAATCAATGAGgattcacatattttttttaaggccgTTTGTAACTGCACGATCTTTCATActttcccgtggtttttacccatACAGGGGTTTTCCGCGTATGTCGGTGTGTGCGATGTTGTTCTTTGTTTCCTATTAGTATTTTGCTTGTTGACTGATTGGAGAGCAAAATaagaatttcaaaaaacttACTAGTTAAAGTAGAAAATGAGGCTTTCGAGGTATAATTTAGCTCAAAATTTGTAGAGATTAATGTCAATGCTCTTAGTAGGAAGGCGATACGGGAGATCAATAGAACACTGGAGTATAGACGCAACAAAAGAGCCTCCTCAAAAAAATGTGCTAATTCAAAATTCATAGTTGCAAAATATTTTGCTTTATTCTCAAAGATTTGACCATCAAGAGGGCTAAATTGGGACGCCAGCCAAGTCAGAATCAgggttaatatttttttcaccTTTATGAGTAACTTCACCAAGAAATTTCTTCCGAGTAATACAGGAATTTATTACTAGTTTAAACTTGTAAATCAAACACGGGGACAGAATTTCATGGTAAACTGCGATGTAGATGACAGAGCACACATTGGGCGATTTGGTGGATACAGgaaactggagagagagagagagagagagagagagagagagagagagagagagagagagtgagagagagagagaacgtacCAGAGTAGACACAAGTGACATAGATGAGAGATTCCCTGGGACCAGACATGGCCTCGAGTGGAGTTGCGTAGCCAGGTCCCCCTTGTTTGCAGCACCCATTTTTCCCTTTCACCTCCTCCTCTTCGATCGATCCATATTTCAGCACCACCACCTCTGtagccatatctctctctctctctctctctctctgcgtttTTACTGGAGATCACTCCAATTACTGTACATTTATAGATAGATGTCAATTATCCGCGTCGTCCGCATCTGCATCTGCATCTGGACTCCCTTATCAACTCGGTACAATATTGTTTTAATACGTCCATGGGGGGTTGTATCCAGTGTGTGTAATCCTATCTCATTTCATTGGATCCGGATTTTCTGTGAAAATTTTCCCAAAGAATCGGATtttcttaggctccgttcagttgtcgagAAAGTTGTGTGAGAAATTGGTTCCCAGAAcaagtgaagtgaggtgaagtaaaagaaaaaaaaaattattttcctgtgagtgttcatttaacaaaagaattttgcaaaaaaaattaaggtttagttgttcatttgtcaggaaaaagaaactttcggaaaaattttgtgagtgttcacccatttccttttcccgcgattcaaaatcatgtgttttttgcaggatcacttttgcaggaaagtaattattgcaggaaaacttaaattGGTAAGTCCTAGAATTTTCCTGCCAACTAAACATTAGGAAAGTTAtgggaaaattgatttttccatcTTTTCCTGTACTGTCCTGGCAgctgaacggagccttaaggAATCGTGTGAGGTTTTTCACGTGGAAGTGTAGTCTCATTAATGAAGGGAGTttataaatacaactgcgaatttactgcatgtaacttgtttttaagtaaataatattcggacaaaaatgcccttataaaaatggacaaaaatacccctacttttattacatacaaccacaaacataCAACCACGTAAGTCCATAACCCACCCACgtttccctccatttttttccaTCTCCTTCCAGGGGAAACCATCTGGTTCTCTGGTTCCATTCCAAACCACCATTGTTGAGCTCCCACCATTGTTGCCATCATAAACCCAGTCGACATCTGCCTTCGAACTCTCGCTTCACATCTTCTAACTCTCAATGGAAACCTCCAttgcttcctctccctccattggTAAAGAAGAAGTCTTGAGCCCAACATATGAGAGCAATGTGCATTTTGATTGGGGATTGGAAGATTGTGCAATGGAAATGGAAGTTGACAAGGAAGAGGGAGCCATCGATGTTGCAGTTTCAGAGCCAAAATCACAGCACGAGGTAACTCATCACTCCTAAGCCTGGTTCTGTCCCGACATtatcatattctaaaaattgaaattacaccacaatttcaaactctagagtttgaaaattgaaaacaatatcatattctaaaactcgaaattatgccaaaatttcaaactctagagttcgaAACTTGTCGACAATTATCACTCCTCCATTTTAAATTTGGTTCTGGCACGACATTGTCAGattataaaacttgaaattaggccaacatttcaaactctagaatttgaaaattgcagatatatcatattctaaaactcgAAATGttgccaaaatttcaaactctagagtttgaatttGTAGACAATAATCACTCTCCCATTTTTAAGCTGGTTTTGTCCCGATGTGTTCAgattctaaaattcaaaattatgcTAAATTTGTAAACTCTAAAGTTTGAAACTTATATCATATTCTAAATCTTGAACTTATCACAAAATGAGTTCGAGACTTGCTGataatatcatattctaaaacttgaaatgTTGCCAAACTTTTAAACTTTAGAGTTCGAATATTGTGCAGAGTGTGtttaattgatttttcttttggtgTTCTAGGGTGACACTTCAACATTTGGTAGTCATGTAGGACCCGCAACTAATCCTACTCCCACTCCTACAATATATGATTATACGGAGCATTTCACAACGGACAAGGTGAGTGTTTCAAACCATGGAGTTTTTTTCATGTTCAACCTTATGGTGCAGgttatgattattttttttttacttttgtacaGGTATTTTTGTCCGAGAAAGAATTGGTAGAGTGGACAAGATCTACGGGTAAACGATACGGCTTTGTCATTATCATTAAGGCCTCGGAGAAGTTTATTAAGAATCGCAAACCGAGGATGAGGTTTTCATGCGAAAGGAGCGGGAAGTATAGGAAGTTTGTGAAGAAGTATTTGGGGGAGGAGGTGGCTGTGAAGAAAAGGGCGACGCGTTCCACGGgcacaaagaaaattgaatgccCATTTCTATTGAAAGGTGTAAAGGGCAATGATGGTTGGACTGTCTCTGTCCATAATGGCACTCACAATCATCCCCCAGCGGTGTACTTGGAGGGGCATTCGTATCCTGGAAGGTTGTCGGCGGAGCAAACTGCCACGTTGGTGGATTTGTCAGTCGCTATGGTTAAACCCAAACAAATTCTAAGTCAATTAAAGGGCAATGATCCTTCGAACGTCACGACAATCAGACATGTGTACAATGCACGACATAAGTACCGAGTGATAGAGAAAGCCGGGAGAACTCAAATGCAACATCTAATGGCTCGGCTACAACATTTTAGCTATGTGAATTGGGATCGTTCGAACAAGGATGGGAATGTCACAGACTTG
Proteins encoded in this region:
- the LOC131299476 gene encoding receptor-like protein kinase FERONIA → MFSTPDSDNSTGKSEVQYEPLCRWFSLAEIESATNNFDDNSVIGTGGFGKVYKGFIDGGATTVAVKRLNSESKQGAVEFWMEVRMLSELRHAHLVALFGYCNEGEEMILVYEYIANGTLAHHLYKSGGRGADGNYGYSLTWEQRLNICIGAARGLDYLHTGTEQSFIHRDVKTTNVLLDERWVAKISDFGLSKDTASQSQTHVSTAVKGTFGYLDPDYFLTQRLTKKSDVYAFGVVMLEVLCGRPAVDTRLEEEQISLVFWVKQCIQEGSLHHIIDPSLRGQISPDSLKYFVEVASNCLRDRPPQRPTMAEVATSLEYALALQRRGIVTEINDHRLGPTKKKRHGFSVKNLIESIQNALPNTIEFRVGLPQANASSCNAAMSGNGEFPARGNHAPDHRNT
- the LOC131299475 gene encoding selenium-binding protein 1-like isoform X1, which codes for MATEVVVLKYGSIEEEEVKGKNGCCKQGGPGYATPLEAMSGPRESLIYVTCVYSGTGREKPDYLATVDVDPNSPTFSKVIHRLPVPYLGDELHHSGWNACSSCYGDPSAARRYLVLPCLISGRIYAIDTKQNPRAPSLHKVVEPSDILQKTGLAYPHTAHCLASGDMMVSCLGDKDGKAEGNGFLLLDSDFNVKGRWEKPGHSPLFGYDFWYQPRHKTMISTAWGAPKAFTSGFNLQHVSDGLYGRHLHVYSWPDGELKQTLDLGNTGLLPLEIRFLHDPSKDTGFVGCALTSNMVRFFKTPDGSWSHEVAISEKPLKVQNWILPEMPGLITDFLISLDDRYLYLANWLHGDVRQYNIEDPQNPVLAGQLWVGGLIQKGSSVLAEADNGTTYQFDVPEVKGNRLRGGPQMIQLSLDGKRLYVTNSLFSTWDRQFYPDLVEKGSHMLQIDVDTEKGGLAINPDFFVDFGSEPEGPSLAHEMRYPGGDCTSDIWI
- the LOC131299475 gene encoding selenium-binding protein 1-like isoform X2, with translation MATEVVVLKYGSIEEEEVKGKNGCCKQGGPGYATPLEAMSGPRESLIYVTCVYSGREKPDYLATVDVDPNSPTFSKVIHRLPVPYLGDELHHSGWNACSSCYGDPSAARRYLVLPCLISGRIYAIDTKQNPRAPSLHKVVEPSDILQKTGLAYPHTAHCLASGDMMVSCLGDKDGKAEGNGFLLLDSDFNVKGRWEKPGHSPLFGYDFWYQPRHKTMISTAWGAPKAFTSGFNLQHVSDGLYGRHLHVYSWPDGELKQTLDLGNTGLLPLEIRFLHDPSKDTGFVGCALTSNMVRFFKTPDGSWSHEVAISEKPLKVQNWILPEMPGLITDFLISLDDRYLYLANWLHGDVRQYNIEDPQNPVLAGQLWVGGLIQKGSSVLAEADNGTTYQFDVPEVKGNRLRGGPQMIQLSLDGKRLYVTNSLFSTWDRQFYPDLVEKGSHMLQIDVDTEKGGLAINPDFFVDFGSEPEGPSLAHEMRYPGGDCTSDIWI